The sequence below is a genomic window from Nicotiana tomentosiformis chromosome 6, ASM39032v3, whole genome shotgun sequence.
AAGGACGAGAGTTTAACTTCTGTGCACTAATTGATAGGGTATGCATAGGTCAAGAAAACGCATACATGtgttttttcataatttcttgaATAATATTTCATGTTTTTACTTGTACATTTGATTGGTTTGAGCTAGTTTAATTAATTGGAAATATGGGTTTTCTATAATAGGCATGAATAGGGAATCTAAGGAATTTGCAGTAGAGCTTTTTGACGCGCTGGCTCGGAGGAGAAATATAACAAGTGATTGCATCAGCAAAATACAGCTCAAAGAATTTTGGGACCAAATTGCCAACCAATGTTTTGATGCTCGGCTTCGAACCTTCTTTGACATGTAAAGATTAAAATTAGAAATTTATCGAAAAAACGTCTCTAAATATTGCGTATTTGTTTCATTACTGCTATAACGAATTATTTGATTTTGATATTTATAATGAATGTATTGCAGGGTTGATAAAAATGCAGATGGTAGAATCTCATCAGAAGAAGTCAAAGAGGTATACGATATTCCATACGATACATTGACATATTAAAGAATTTTTATACTATCATTTTGACGTAGCTAGATTTAATGGATTACTATATCAAGCTTATTACGAAGAGCTATCTTTTAGTGTAGGTTAACATACTGTATAACATCCGATCACCGTCAATGCATAGAACTAATTAAACCCCTTATGCTCTCTTGTACACCGTCTTCTTCAACTTTTCTcggattttaaataaaaaatggcCGAGTACCACTATACGGGTATGGGTTCAGATAGGGTTCATCTGAACCCATAGCTTTCTCTTATACTCTGTGTTTtgctaaaaaattattaaatatgtataaataataacttTTGAACTCATTAAATTAGATGGGATGCGGTAAAATTGTGAATCTGAACCCATAAAGTTCAAATCCTGAACTCGCGTCTCGCACTATACTTAACAAAATCTATCATTTTCTGTGCAGATTATTAGCCTAAGCGCATCTGCTAATAAGCTGTCAAATATCCAGAAACAAGCCGATGAATACGCAGCATTGATCATGGAAGAGTTAGACCCCGACAACTTGGGATATATTATGGTTAAATTCTAAAGAACCCTTCAATTCTCAACTTGAAAATAAATAAGAGTATTATTTTTCTATTGTTGATGCTCTGAATTCTGATCCACAGATTGAGAACTTGGAAATGCTTTTATTACAAGCTCCAAATCAATCAGAAGGAGGAAAAGGCCTGAACAGGAATCTAAGTCATATGCTAAGCCTGAAGCTTAAACCGACAGTGGAGACTAATCCCATAAAAAGATGGTATAAAAATTTGAACTACTTTTTGCTGGATAATTGGCAGAGAGTTTGGGTGGTTTTATTGTGGATTGGAGCAATGGCTGGACTATTTGCTTATAAGTATGTACAGTACAGAAACAGAGCAGCATTTGATGTCATGGGTCACTGTGTTTGTATGGCCAAAGGGGCAGCTGAGATACTTAAGCTCAATATGGCACTGATTTTACTACCAGTCTGCAGAAATACCATTACCTGGCTTCGAAACAAGACCAAATTAGCTGCTGCTGTTCCCTTTGATGATAACCTTAACTTTCACAAGGTAAGGTATTCTTATTTTTAACCTTTTTTTCAATTTTCTATTCAAAGCGGGTCTCGGAGCAAATTAAAGTTATCTCCTCGTGACATATAGCTCATAGGTTCGAGCCGTAAAATTAGCCGTTGATGTTTATGTcagggtaggctgcctacatAACACTCTGTTGGGTTTTTTAAAATAATGGAATAGCAAAAGATTTAAAGTATTGATTGAAAATCTCTCtacttttttattaaacataGAGGGCTTTAAATAGCCAACTTGAAAGCATAATTGCAGAAAATATGTATAACAAGAATTCAAAAAAGCTAAAATATCTCAACAAACCAAAAAAAAATCtaacataaatttaaattttaaaaagtaGATTCAACCTAAAACTATGCAATTTATTATGCTTAAAAATTGCAACAGTAACTAAAGCAAATCTTCAACACACCCCCTTAGGGTGCGTCTCCTTCCCGTACCCTGCGCGAATGCAGGATGCCCGACTGCCATTTTAATTTTCTGTTCAATCCATATAGTATATACAACAATAATTATGTCTCAATTCCATGGAAGTTCAAGTCAGCTATATAACACTCCATTCAATGTCGTCACAATCCCATATTAGTCCAGACATATTATGTAGTATTGTGTATTATGGTTGTCAACCTACCACAATCCTCTACCTTTATCCAGATTTAAGTAAAAATAGTATACTGAATAACATTTTGTACTATGTATGTACGTGGTTCTTTTTTCCTTATTACCTTTTTGTTTAGATGATGGCAGTGGCAATTGCAATTGGTGTTGGAATACACGTACTTGCTCACATGACTTGTGATTTTCCAAAGCTACTAAAGGCTAGCCCAGAAAAGTATAAACCAATGGAACCATACTTTGGTGATCAGCCAACAAGCTATTGGCATTTTGTGAAGGGAGTTGAAGGGGTGAGTGGGATTATAATGGTGGTTTTAATGGCAGTAGCTTTCACTCTTGCAACTCCTTGGTTTAGAAGGAATAGAATTAAATTGCCAAGACCCTTGAACAAACTCACTGGATTCAATGCTTTCTGGTACTCCCACCACCTCTTTGTCATTGTCTACTCTCTCCTCATTGTCCATGGTATCAAGCTTTACTTGACCCAAGAATGGTACAAGAAAACGGTTAGTATATTCATCTTTGACTTTTAGATTTTACCTATCAACACTAAATTCTTAATAAGTTAACTTTTATAAGCTTGACAGCATAAGAAGTTCGACACTATTACGTGCCTACAAGTAACTGTCCATAATGGCAGTTAATCTATTACAACATGTTAAATTATACTAACAGTGTCAACATTACTTACACTATCAgcgtatataacttaaattactTGCTAATGTATGAATCATTGTCCTACTAGTTTCTTGGAAGAATAATTACTACTAAAAATGAGACTAAACTTCCCTCGTGGCAGACATGGATGTACTTGGCTATACCAATCATATTATATTCTGGTGAAAGATTACTTAGGGCACTCAGGTCAAGCATCAAGGACGTTAAAATTTTGAAAGTAAGTTGAATCCAAAATATGTTCATGCAGAATAGTATAACTTAGTTATTCATAAAAATCAAAGTTGTTGAGAAAAATGAGAAATTTACgttattattattaaatttaatATGGTGCAGGTGGCTGTGTATCCAGGAAACGTGTTGGCACTTCATATGTCAAAGCCACAGGGCTTCAAATATAAAAGTGGGCAGTACATGTTTGTCAACTGTTCTGCAGTTTCACCATTTGAATGGTAGGTGGTGCTTAATAAATAATTACTAAGGCGTCTTTCCTTATGTTGTTTCTTAGTTATGCTAATattttgtttgaccaaaaaatataatctccgattaaactattaaatttactTGGTACGGAGCTAAATCTAACTAAGGATAATAACTCTAAATATTAACACAAAAGCGTATAGCAGATGGGACAGATTCTGTGTATGGTTGGTGacaataaatgtaaaatactCTTAAAGCAAGAACATTAAGGGTGATATAACTAACAATATAtgtcaataaatgacatttaagtaaataaagagaatgattcacccaacaACGGATGGGTGGGGCAAATATTTtgcctgacaatgatgaatgacagatagatccaagattcgcatgaacaatcctcggatctgatggaaaggtcgggaataatatgaacaagaatatTTGTGAAAAGGTAATCTTTGTGTCTTTTTGAGAGAGAAAGTTTCTtttcaaaagtgttcttatcagaaTGAATATTACATGCACCTATCATTGTCTCTTCTTcctatatatatatggggtatttTTTCCtaggaaaccctaatagtacaaatgcaGGGAATATCCACTAGAACTTGTAGTACCATATCCTGATAAATTAGACGTTACAAGTCTCATCATTAATAGTCaatctcgacctcgacccttgtaGACATCTTGACTGCGATCTCTGTCGATATCTTGACCACAGCTCATGTCGGCACCTCGGCCATTGACCTTGCTGCGTCTTGGGCGAGCTCGACCGATAACTTTCTTTAATGCCATATTACGTTAAATATTCCGAAGACAGATTtggcctatacagttagtccctccgcttattaggGCCGAGCTCGGACGACCTTGATGAGCGGACTATGTTTGTCGTAATTGACGAAATTAGGCGAGCAAGTCAGGTAGCGGCGCTTTTAGGCGAGGTGCCAATATGATTTTTCGTGAGTTGCAAACTTTAGGGATGCACTGTTTCGGAATGACGTCATGTGTCATTATGACGCATTTTCCTGACGCTTTGTGTTGTTTCTTGCGCCTCTGCAGTTTCGATACTTGCGCTGGGTAATGATGGCCTGATTTCTCGGTCTTGGTGCTTGAACTCTTGTAAATAGGGATCTGAGGCCATTTGCGTTTATTTTGCATTCTCCTAATATCGAATCCCCTGTGTTTCTTTCCTTCATTCTCCCTATTAAACCCTAGTTTTCCTTTTTGTTTCGTCGTTGCGTGTCCACTCTCCTGGTTCCAGCAATCTTCGTTGCTTCCAACTCCTGTGCTTAAAACATCATCCTTCAAGAATATGGTTAACGCACCCTCTGGCTTCGGTATGGCGGCTAACCCTACCCCATTGGCAGTACGTATGCCTCCTCACGGTGATGATGTTTCTGTTGCCCTTGAGGGGGATATATTTCCTATGGTA
It includes:
- the LOC104104565 gene encoding respiratory burst oxidase homolog protein D-like isoform X3 translates to MKMQKTEDRNSDREIIDNDNSSPSKTIDDTYVEITLDIREDTVAVHSVKNASGANIVEEAEVEVLGLAKNVKKKHSFGASVVRNTSMRMRQVAQELKLLASLKKQQPRPFDRTNSVAAHHALKGLKFISKTDGCAGWAAVENHFDELSATSDGLLPRGKFGECIGMNRESKEFAVELFDALARRRNITSDCISKIQLKEFWDQIANQCFDARLRTFFDMVDKNADGRISSEEVKEIISLSASANKLSNIQKQADEYAALIMEELDPDNLGYIMIENLEMLLLQAPNQSEGGKGLNRNLSHMLSLKLKPTVETNPIKRWYKNLNYFLLDNWQRVWVVLLWIGAMAGLFAYKYVQYRNRAAFDVMGHCVCMAKGAAEILKLNMALILLPVCRNTITWLRNKTKLAAAVPFDDNLNFHKMMAVAIAIGVGIHVLAHMTCDFPKLLKASPEKYKPMEPYFGDQPTSYWHFVKGVEGVSGIIMVVLMAVAFTLATPWFRRNRIKLPRPLNKLTGFNAFWYSHHLFVIVYSLLIVHGIKLYLTQEWYKKTTWMYLAIPIILYSGERLLRALRSSIKDVKILKVAVYPGNVLALHMSKPQGFKYKSGQYMFVNCSAVSPFEWHPFSITSAPGDDYVSIHIRTLGDWTSKLRAVFSEVCQPLPIGKSGQLVAECLQGENKKGFLLWGTSTDERAKTASLGFFPQDIHKV
- the LOC104104565 gene encoding respiratory burst oxidase homolog protein D-like isoform X1, giving the protein MKMQKTEDRNSDREIIDNDNSSPSKTIDDTYVEITLDIREDTVAVHSVKNASGANIVEEAEVEVLGLAKNVKKKHSFGASVVRNTSMRMRQVAQELKLLASLKKQQPRPFDRTNSVAAHHALKGLKFISKTDGCAGWAAVENHFDELSATSDGLLPRGKFGECIGMNRESKEFAVELFDALARRRNITSDCISKIQLKEFWDQIANQCFDARLRTFFDMVDKNADGRISSEEVKEIISLSASANKLSNIQKQADEYAALIMEELDPDNLGYIMIENLEMLLLQAPNQSEGGKGLNRNLSHMLSLKLKPTVETNPIKRWYKNLNYFLLDNWQRVWVVLLWIGAMAGLFAYKYVQYRNRAAFDVMGHCVCMAKGAAEILKLNMALILLPVCRNTITWLRNKTKLAAAVPFDDNLNFHKMMAVAIAIGVGIHVLAHMTCDFPKLLKASPEKYKPMEPYFGDQPTSYWHFVKGVEGVSGIIMVVLMAVAFTLATPWFRRNRIKLPRPLNKLTGFNAFWYSHHLFVIVYSLLIVHGIKLYLTQEWYKKTTWMYLAIPIILYSGERLLRALRSSIKDVKILKVAVYPGNVLALHMSKPQGFKYKSGQYMFVNCSAVSPFEWHPFSITSAPGDDYVSIHIRTLGDWTSKLRAVFSEVCQPLPIGKSGQLVAECLQGENKNLPKVLIDGPYGAPAQDYKKYEVLLLVGLGIGATPMISIAKDIVNNMKAKEEDDLENRHENPNPTSQKKRNFKSKRAYFYWVTREQGSFDWFKGIMNEIAEMDPKGVIEMHNYCTSVYEEGDARSALIAMIQSLQHAKNGVDIVSGTRVKSHFAKPNWRNVYKRIALNHTNARVGVFYCGAPALTKELRQLALDFSRKTSTKFDFHKENF